A section of the Mycoplasmopsis synoviae ATCC 25204 genome encodes:
- the cas9 gene encoding type II CRISPR RNA-guided endonuclease Cas9 (Cas9, originally named Csn1, is the large, multifunctional signature protein of type II CRISPR/Cas systems. It is well known even to general audiences because its RNA-guided endonuclease activity has made it a popular tool for custom editing of eukaryotic genomes.), whose product MENNNNKEKIVIGFDLGVASVGWSIVNAETKEVIDLGVRLFSEPEKADYRRAKRTTRRLLRRKKFKREKFHKLILKNAEIFGLQSRNQILNVYKDQSSKYRNILKLKINALKEEIKPSELVWVLRDYLQNRGYFYKNEKLTDEFVSNSFPSKKLHEHYEKYGFFRGSVKLDNKKDKAKEKDEEESDAKKNQKSLFFQINNE is encoded by the coding sequence ATGGAAAACAACAACAACAAAGAAAAAATTGTTATTGGTTTTGACCTAGGAGTTGCATCTGTAGGTTGATCAATCGTAAACGCAGAAACAAAAGAAGTTATAGACCTTGGAGTAAGGTTATTTTCTGAGCCAGAAAAAGCAGATTATAGAAGAGCAAAAAGAACAACAAGAAGGCTTTTAAGAAGAAAAAAATTTAAAAGAGAAAAGTTTCATAAATTAATTTTAAAAAATGCAGAAATTTTTGGATTGCAAAGTAGAAATCAAATATTAAATGTTTATAAAGATCAGTCAAGTAAATATAGAAATATTCTAAAGTTAAAAATAAATGCATTAAAAGAAGAAATAAAACCATCTGAATTAGTTTGAGTTCTTCGTGACTATTTACAAAATAGAGGTTACTTCTATAAAAATGAAAAATTAACTGATGAATTTGTATCTAATTCTTTTCCATCTAAAAAATTACATGAGCATTATGAAAAGTACGGCTTTTTCAGAGGAAGTGTTAAATTAGATAATAAAAAAGACAAAGCAAAAGAAAAAGATGAAGAAGAAAGCGATGCAAAAAAAAATCAGAAGAGTTTATTTTTTCAAATAAACAATGAATAA
- the cas9 gene encoding type II CRISPR RNA-guided endonuclease Cas9 (Cas9, originally named Csn1, is the large, multifunctional signature protein of type II CRISPR/Cas systems. It is well known even to general audiences because its RNA-guided endonuclease activity has made it a popular tool for custom editing of eukaryotic genomes.) has translation MVKVFENQSYLTESFKEEYLKIFNYVRPFNKGPGSKNSRTAYGVFSTDIDPETNKFKDYSNIWDKTIGKCSLFEEEIRAPKNLPSALIFNLQNEICTIKNEFTEFKNWWLNAEQKSEILKFVFAELFNWKNKTYSDKKFNKNLQDKIKKYLLNFALENFNLNEEILKNRDLENDTVLGLKGVKYYEKSNATADAALEFSSLKPLYVFIKFLKEKKLDLNYLLGLENTEILYFLDSIYLAISYSSDLKERNEWFKKLLKELYPKIKNNNLEIIENVEDIFEITDQEKFESFSKTHSLSKKAFNHIIPLLLSNNEGKNYESLKHSNEELKKRTEKAELKAQQNQKYLKDNFLKEALVPLSVKTSVLQAIKIFNQIIKNFGKKYEISQVVIEMARELTKPNLEKLLNNATNSNIKILKEKLDQTEKFDDFTKKKFIDKIENSVVFRNKLFLWFEQDRKDPYTQLDIKINEIEDETEIDHVIPYSKSADDSWFNKLLVKKSTNQLKKNKTVWEYYQNESDPEAKWNKFVAWAKRIYLVQKSDKESKDNSEKNSIFKNKKPNLKFKNITKKLFDPYKDLGFLARNLNDTRYATKVFRDQLNNYSKHHSKDDENKLFKVVCMNGSITSFLRKSMWRKNEEQVYRFNFWKKDRNQFFHHAVDASIIAIFSLLTKTLYNKLRVYESYDVQRREDGVYLINKETGEVKKADKDYWKDQHNFLKIRENAIEIKNVLNNVDFQNQVRYSRKANTKLNTQLFNETLYGVKEFENNFYKLEKVNLFSRKDLRKFILEDLNQESEKNKKIKNGSRKRILTEKYIVDEILQILENEEFKDSKSDINALNKYMDSLPSKFSEFFSQDFINKCKKENSLILTFDAIKHNDPKKVIKIKNLKFFREDATLKNKQAVHKDSKNQTKSFYESYKCVGFIWLKNKNDLEESIFVPINSRVIHFGDKDKDIFDFDSYNKEKLLNEINLKRPENKKLNSINEIEFVKFVKPSALLLNFKDQQIYYISTLRSSSLEAEIKLINKKMDKCKYVSMKKITNPDEYKIIEHVNPLGINLNWTKKLENNN, from the coding sequence ATTGTAAAAGTTTTCGAGAATCAAAGTTATTTAACTGAAAGTTTTAAAGAAGAATATTTAAAAATATTTAATTATGTAAGACCTTTTAATAAAGGGCCAGGATCAAAAAATAGTCGTACAGCTTACGGTGTGTTTTCAACGGATATTGATCCAGAAACAAATAAGTTTAAAGATTACTCAAATATATGAGATAAGACAATAGGAAAATGTTCTTTATTTGAAGAAGAAATTAGAGCACCAAAGAACTTACCTTCTGCATTAATTTTTAATTTACAAAATGAAATATGCACAATAAAAAACGAATTTACAGAATTTAAAAATTGATGATTAAATGCTGAACAAAAAAGCGAAATTTTAAAATTTGTATTTGCAGAATTATTTAATTGAAAAAACAAAACATATTCTGATAAAAAATTTAATAAAAATCTTCAAGATAAAATAAAAAAATATTTATTAAATTTTGCTTTAGAAAACTTCAATTTAAATGAAGAAATTTTAAAAAATAGAGATTTAGAAAACGATACAGTTTTAGGTTTAAAAGGTGTTAAATATTACGAAAAATCAAATGCAACTGCAGATGCTGCTTTAGAATTTTCTAGTTTAAAACCTTTATATGTATTTATTAAGTTTTTAAAAGAAAAAAAATTAGATTTGAACTATCTTCTTGGGTTAGAAAACACAGAAATTTTATATTTTTTAGATTCCATATATCTAGCTATTTCATATTCTTCTGATTTAAAAGAAAGAAATGAATGATTCAAAAAATTACTAAAAGAACTTTATCCAAAAATTAAAAATAATAATTTGGAAATTATAGAAAATGTTGAAGATATTTTTGAAATAACAGACCAAGAAAAGTTTGAATCATTTTCTAAAACTCATAGCCTTTCTAAAAAAGCTTTTAACCATATAATTCCACTTTTATTAAGTAATAATGAAGGAAAAAACTACGAATCTTTAAAACATAGTAATGAAGAATTAAAAAAACGAACCGAAAAAGCCGAATTAAAAGCTCAACAAAATCAAAAATATTTAAAAGATAATTTTTTAAAAGAAGCATTAGTTCCATTATCTGTTAAAACTAGCGTACTGCAAGCAATTAAAATTTTTAACCAAATTATTAAAAATTTTGGGAAAAAGTATGAAATAAGTCAAGTTGTTATAGAAATGGCTAGAGAATTAACTAAACCTAACTTAGAAAAATTATTAAATAACGCTACTAACTCTAATATAAAAATATTAAAAGAAAAGCTTGATCAAACTGAAAAGTTTGACGATTTTACTAAGAAGAAATTTATAGATAAAATAGAAAATTCTGTTGTTTTTAGAAATAAACTTTTTCTTTGATTCGAACAAGACAGAAAAGATCCCTATACTCAACTTGATATAAAAATTAATGAAATTGAAGATGAAACAGAAATTGACCATGTAATTCCTTATAGTAAATCAGCAGATGATTCTTGATTTAATAAATTATTAGTCAAAAAGTCAACAAACCAATTGAAAAAAAATAAAACAGTTTGAGAATATTATCAAAATGAATCAGACCCAGAAGCTAAATGAAATAAATTCGTAGCATGAGCTAAAAGAATTTATTTAGTTCAAAAATCAGATAAAGAATCAAAAGATAATTCTGAAAAAAATTCAATTTTCAAAAACAAAAAACCTAATTTAAAATTTAAAAACATAACAAAAAAACTTTTTGATCCATATAAAGATCTAGGTTTTTTAGCGAGAAATTTAAATGATACTCGTTATGCAACAAAGGTATTTAGAGATCAATTAAACAATTATTCTAAACATCACTCTAAAGATGATGAAAATAAATTATTTAAGGTTGTATGCATGAACGGTTCTATAACTTCATTTTTAAGAAAAAGTATGTGAAGAAAAAATGAAGAACAAGTTTATAGATTTAATTTTTGAAAAAAAGATAGAAATCAATTTTTTCATCATGCAGTAGATGCAAGTATAATTGCCATTTTTTCTTTATTAACAAAAACGCTATACAACAAATTAAGAGTTTATGAGAGTTATGATGTTCAAAGAAGAGAAGATGGTGTTTATTTAATAAATAAAGAAACCGGTGAAGTTAAAAAAGCTGATAAAGATTATTGAAAAGATCAACATAATTTTTTAAAAATTAGAGAAAATGCAATAGAAATTAAAAATGTTTTAAATAATGTTGATTTCCAAAATCAAGTTAGATATTCTAGAAAAGCAAATACTAAATTAAATACCCAGTTATTTAACGAAACACTATACGGTGTAAAAGAATTTGAGAACAATTTTTACAAATTAGAAAAGGTTAATTTATTTTCTAGAAAAGATTTAAGAAAATTTATTCTTGAAGATTTAAACCAAGAAAGCGAGAAAAACAAAAAAATTAAAAACGGTTCAAGAAAACGTATATTAACTGAAAAATATATAGTTGATGAGATTTTACAAATTTTAGAAAATGAAGAATTTAAAGATAGCAAAAGCGATATTAATGCTTTAAATAAATATATGGATAGTTTACCAAGTAAATTTTCAGAATTTTTCAGCCAAGATTTTATAAATAAATGTAAAAAAGAAAATTCATTAATTTTAACTTTTGATGCTATTAAACATAATGATCCGAAAAAAGTTATAAAAATCAAAAATTTAAAGTTTTTTAGAGAAGATGCTACATTAAAAAATAAACAAGCTGTACATAAGGATTCAAAAAATCAAACTAAATCTTTTTATGAAAGCTATAAATGTGTTGGCTTTATTTGATTAAAAAATAAAAATGATTTAGAAGAAAGTATTTTTGTTCCAATTAACTCTAGAGTTATTCATTTTGGTGATAAAGATAAAGATATTTTTGATTTTGATTCATATAATAAAGAAAAACTATTGAATGAAATAAATTTAAAACGTCCGGAAAATAAAAAATTAAATTCAATTAATGAAATTGAATTTGTAAAATTTGTAAAACCAAGTGCATTATTATTAAATTTTAAAGATCAACAAATATACTATATTAGCACACTAAGATCTTCATCTTTAGAAGCGGAAATAAAATTAATTAACAAAAAAATGGATAAATGTAAATATGTTTCAATGAAAAAAATAACAAATCCTGATGAGTATAAAATTATTGAACATGTAAATCCATTAGGGATCAATTTAAACTGAACTA